GGCGCTGCGGCGCGGCGAAGCCGGTCGTTGATGGCGAGGCCCAGCCCCTCGTCCGGGACGTGGGCGACGGCGATCCGGGGCGCCGCGGCCGAATCGGCGCGGTGAAGGCAATCGAACAATCGTGCCGCCGCTTCGACGAGGTCGCCCGACGCGCTGAGGCTGTCGTCGCCCGCGACCGATCCGAAGCCGATCAGCCATTCGCCCGCGCGCGCCGAACCGGCATCGAGCCGGACGGGCTTGCCGGGCGCATAATGGCTTTCGAGCATGCCCGGCGCCTCGATCCCGCGGGTCTCCTTGCTCGCATCGATTACGATCGGTCCGGGGCGCAGCAGCCGCAGCGAGCCGTCGGTCGCGGCGATGATGGTGCTCTCGAGCCCGTGCGCGGTCGGCCCGCCGTCGATCACCAGCGGGATCCGGCCATCGAGCGAGGCAAGCACATGCGCGGCGCGCGTAGGGCTGATCCGGCCGCTGGCGTTGGCGCTCGGCGCGGCCAGCGGACGGCCACTCGCCTCGAGCAAGGCGCGCATCGCCGGATGGGCGGGCACGCGCAATGCGATGCTCGACAAGCCCGCCGTGACGAGGCTGGCGATCGGGCTGTCGGCGGCGAGCGGGACGACGAGTGTCAGCGGCCCCGGCCAATATTGCTTCGCCAGCGCCAAAGCCGCCGCGTCGAATTCGCCCAGCCGCCGTGCCGCCGCAAGGTCGGGGACATGGACGATCAGCGGATTGAAGCTCGGCCGCCCCTTGGCGGCATAGATGCCCGCCACGGCCTCGGCATTGGTCGCGTCGGCGGCGAGGCCGTAGACGGTCTCGGTCGGCACCGCGACCGGATGCCCGGCGCGAATGAACGCCGCCGCGGCCGCGATCGCCTCGGGCCCGAACGGCCGTACTTCGGTCCTCTTGCCCGACATGATGCCGCCGCTATGGCAAAGCCGAACCAGTCACAAGGGAATGACGTCACATGGCGCTGCGCTGCCCGGTCGAAGAACAGCATTTCGTCCTCGAGCATGTGGTCCGGATCGCCGAGCTCACCAACGATGCCGACATCGTTGCCGCCGTACTTGAAGGCGCCGCGCAATATGCCGAGGGCGAGGTCGAGCCCCTGAACCGCATCGGCGACACGGTCGGCGCGAAATGGTCGCCCGACGGCGTTGCCATGCCGCAGGGCTTTCACGCGGCCTATCGCGATTTCGTCGAGGGCGGCTGGGGCACGATCAGCGCGCCCGAGGAAGCGGGTGGGCAGGGCCTGCCGCTGGCGCTCGGCGCGGCGGTGATGGAGGACCTGAACGCCGCCAACCTCGCCTTCGCGCTGTGCCCGATGCTGACCATGGGCGCGATCGAGGCGATTTCGGCGCACGGCTCGGATGAACAGAAGCGCGACTATCTGCCGCGGATCGTCAGCGGCGAATGGCCCGCGACGATGAACCTGACCGAGCCGCAGGCCGGTTCGGACGTCGGGGCGCTGCGGACCAGAGCGGTCCCGAATGGCGACGGGAGCTGGGCGATCACTGGCTCCAAGATCTACATCACCTATGGCGAGCATGACCTTGCCGAGAACATCATCCACCTGGTGCTCGCCCGGACGCCCGACGCGCCGGCGGGGACTCGCGGCATCTCGCTGTTCCTGGTGCCCAAGATTCTGCCCGACGGCCGCCGCAACGATCTTCGCTGCGCCTCGATCGAGCACAAGCTCGGGATCCATGCGAGCCCGACCTGCACCATGGCTTTCGGCGACGAGGGCGGGGCAACCGGCTGGCTGATCGGGCCCGAGCATGGCGGCATGCGGGCCATGTTCACGATGATGAATAACGCGCGCCTCAACGTCGGCCTGCAGGGCGTCGGAATCGCCGAGGCCGCGACCCAGCGGGCGGTCGCCTATGCGCTCGGCCGGGTGCAGTCGGCGCGCGCAGGCGGTTCGTCGCGCGAGGCCGTGGCGATCGAGCAGCATCCCGACGTCCGCCGGATGCTGCTGCGGATGCGGAGCCTCACCATGGGCGCCCGCGCGCTCGCTTATTATGCCTTCGGCCAGATCGACCGCGGCCATCGCGGCGACAAGGAGGCGGCGATGCGCGGCGACGTGCTGACCCCGCTGGTCAAGGCTTGGGGCACGGACGTCGGCTGCGAGGTCGCGAGCCTCGGGATCCAGGTCCATGGCGGTATGGGCTTCGTCGAGGAAACGGGCGCCGCCCAGCACCTGCGCGACGCGCGGATCGCGCCAATCTACGAGGGCACCAACGGCATCCAGGCCGCCGACCTGGTCGGGCGCAAGCTCGGGCTCGACGGCGGTCTCGCCTTCGACAGCCTGATCGCCGACATCCGCGCCGAGGTCGAGGCACCGACCCTGTCGGCCCTGGTCGACGCGGTCGAGCTGGTCGCGACGACCCTGCGCGCCGCCGACACCGACGACCGCCTCGCAGGGAGCTATCCGTTCCTCACCATGAGCGCGGTGCTGACCGCGGGCTGGCTGCTCGAGCGGCAAGCCAAGGCGGCGGTCGGCGACACGCCGTTCGCGCAGGTCAAGCGCGCCGCGGCGGGCTATTTCCTGTCGGTTGTGGTGCCCGAGGCCCTCGGGCTTGCGGCGGGAGCGGAAGCGGGGGCCGAGCTGCTATACGCGGTGCCCGCCGAGGCGCTCGCCTAGCTGCGTTCGAGCAGTTCCGCCGGGTCGATCCCGAGCCGCTCCATCTTGGCGCGGACGGCGGGCCATTCCTCACGGATGAAGAGGTCGCGCTCGCTGGTCGACAGGCGGTCGCGCGCGCCCTCGGCGACGAACATGCCGACCCCGCGGCGGACCACGATCAGGCCTTCGTCCTGGAAGCCCTGATAGGCCTTGGCGACGGTCAGCGGATTGGCGCCCTGATCGGCGGCGAAGGCACGGACCGAGGGGAGGGGGTCGCCGTCGCGATATCGGCCCGACACGATCGCGTCGGCGATGATGTCACGGAGCCGGACATAGACCGGCTTGCCTTCGGAGCGACCACGGAGCGTCATGCTGTGGTAATACGGTGCGGCGCGAAAAAGTGCAAGTGGCGCTCGGGTCAGGGCTGCCAATGCCGGATGACCGCACGAGGGTCGGGCCGCGGCCGTTCCTCGAGCTCGCGACCGGGCTTGCCGATGAAGAAGAAGCCGACCACGCGCTCGTCCGGCGCTTGCGCGAAGGCGGCGCGGACGGTCGGGTCGAACGCCGCCCAGCCGGTGATCCAGCTTCCGACGTAGCCGAAGCTGTGGATTGCATGAAGGAGGTTCATCGCCGCCGCGCCGGCCGACATCTCTTGTTCGAACACCGGAATCTTGTGATTCGCGACCGGCGCCGAGAGCATCACCACCAGCGCCGCGCCGTTGTGGGCGAAATCGCGGGCCTTCGCCCGATGTGCTTCGGTCGCGCCGGGGTCGTTATCGGACAGCGCGCGCAGCAGCAGGTCGGCAAGCGCATCGCGCTGGTCGTCACCAACGATGACGAAGCGCCAGGGCGCAAGCTTGCCATGGTCCGGCGTGCGAAGCGCCAGGCCGATCATCGCCTCGATCTCCGCCTCGGTCGGGCCCGGCCCGACCATCTCGCGCGGCCGTCCCGAGCGGCGGGTGGCGAGATAGGAGCGGAGCGAGGTGAGGTCGTTGAACATGGGCCACGGCCACATAGGGTTCAGCCCCGCCCGTCACAATGCGCTTGGCAGCGGGGACTTATCCCTTAAGGTGCCGCCACTTTTGCCGGCCAGGGCCGGTGCAGAACGGGATGAGTAGCGCATGAAGCCAATGGGTCTGTGGCAGGAAGGCGACTGGATCGCCGCCATTGCCGTCTTTCTCCTCGTCGTCTTCCTTGCCGTCGGTGGCAAGGTCGCGGTCCAGAAGGAGCCGGAGTTCGCAGGTCACCCCAAGGGCCTCTACATGCTGTTCTTCGCCGAAATGTGGGAGCGCTTCTCCTACTACGGCATGCGCGCGCTGCTGATCTTCTACCTGACCAAGCACTGGCTGTTCACCGACAGCAAGGCCTCGCTGATCTACGGCGCCTACACCAGCCTCGTGTACATCACGCCGGTGCTCGGCGGCTATCTCGCCGACCGTTACCTCGGTCAGCGCAAGGCGGTGCTGTACGGCGGCCTGCTGCTCGCGGTCGGACACAGCCTGATGGCGGTCGAAGGCGTCGGTGGGCAGAGCGACCCGACAATCAACGTCTTCTGGCTCGCGCTCGCCTTCATCATCGTCGGCTCGGGCTTCCTCAAGGCGAACATCTCGGTGATGGTCGGGCAGCTCTACAAGTTGACCGACGTCCGCCGCGACGGTGCCTACACCGTCTTCTACATGGGCATTAACGTCGGCGCCGCGCTCGGCACGATCCTCGTCGGCTATCTCGGCGAGACGATCGGCTGGGGTTATGGCTTCGGTCTGGCCGGCATCGGCATGCTCGCGGGCCTCGTCGTCTTCGTGCTCGGCAAGAAGGCGCTCAACGGGGCGGGCGAAGCCCCGGCGCCGCTCAGCAAGAGTAAGGAAATGACGCTTTACGGCATCGGCATCGCCTCGGTCGCCGTGATCTGGGCGCTGGTCCAGTATCAGGACGTCATCCAGGGCCTGCTCGCGCTCTCGGGCGTCGCGCTTCTCGGCTACGTCCTCTACGAAAGCTTCAAGCTTCCCAAGGAACCGCGCGAGCGCATGTTCGCCATCCTGTTCCTGATCAGCCTGAACCCGCTCTTCTGGGGCCTGTTCGAGCAGGCGGGCGGCTCGATGAGCCTGTTCACCGACAAGTTCGTCGATCGCGGCGGGGTCCCGGCCTCGCTGTTCCAGTCAATCAACCCCATCTTCATCATGATCATGGCGCCGGTCTTCGCGGCGCTCTGGGTCGCGCTCGGCAAGCGTAACGCCGAGCCGTCGGCGCCGGCCAAGTTCGGCCTCGCGCTGGCGCAGATGGGCCTTGCCAACCTCGTCCTCGTGTTCGGCGCGCAGGCGTTCGGCGTGGCGGTGATGACCCCGGTCTTCCTCGTCTTCGCTTACTACTTCTTCGCCACCACCGCCGAACTCTGCCTGTCGCCGGTGGGCCTGAGCGCGATGAACCGGCTCGCGCCCAAGTTCCTCGCCAGCCTCATCATGGGCGCGTGGTTCTACATGACCGCGGTCGGCAACTTCGTCGCGGGCAAGATCGGCGAAGCGACCGGCGGCGAAGGCGGCGATCTCAGCAAGGAAGGCCTCCTCCACATCTACGGGATGTTCGGCTGGATCGCGATCGGCGCCGGTGTCGTCGTGCTGCTGCTGAGCCCGATCGTGAAGCGCTGGATGCACCTCGACACGCTCGGCCGCGACGACGAACTCGCCGGCCGTGCCGAACTGGCCGAGAACCAGGGTCCCGGCATGTTCCCGCAGGGCGAGGACATCCCTTCGGACAAGCGGAAGGACTGAGCCGATGCGGGGGCGGGGGCTGACAGCGGCGGTGTTCGGAGCGTTGGTGGTGGCGGGATGCGCCACCACCGGCACCAGCGACAAGGACGAGGGCGAGCGAATCGGGATTCCCGAAAACCCGTTCCCCTCGACCTACCAGCGATACGGCGGTGCGCCCGTCGTCATCACGGGGGTGACCATCCTCGACGGCGAGGGCGGCCGGATCGACAATGGCCAGATCTGGTTCGCCGACGGCAAGATCCAGGCGGTCGGCCAGACCGTCGCCGCTCCGGCCGGGACCCAGACCATCGACGGCACCGGCAAATATGTGACGCCGGGCGTGATCGACATTCACAGCCACCTCGGCGACTATCCCTCGCCCGGCGTCGCCGCGCATGACGACGGCAACGAGGCGACTGCGCCCGCCCGCCCCGAAGTCTGGGCTGAGCACAGCGTCTGGCCGCAAGACCCCGGCTTCAGCCGCGCGCTCGCCAATGGCGGGATCACCACGCTCCAGATCCTGCCCGGTTCGGCCAATCTCTTCGGCGGCCGGTCGGTCATCCTCAAGAACGTCCCCGCGCGCACCGTCCAGGGCATGAAGTTCCCGGGCGCGCCCTACGGCCTCAAGATGGCCTGCGGCGAGAATCCCAAGCGAGTCTATGGCGAAAAGGGCGGCCCCTCGACCCGGATGGGCAACATCGCCGTCACCCGCCAGACCTGGATCAATGCCAAGGCCTACAAGCGCAAGTGGGACGAGTATGAGAAGAACGGCGGGGAGGCGCCCGAGCAGGACCTCGCCATGGACACGCTCAAGGGCGTGCTCGAGGGCAAGATCCTCGTCCAGAACCATTGCTATCGCGCCGACGAAATGGCGCAGATGATCGACCTCTCCAAGGAGGCCGGCTATCAGATCAGCGCGTTCCACCATGCGGTCGAAAGCTACAAGATTGCCGATCTCCTGCGCGCCAACGGCATCTGCTCGGCGATGTGGGCCGACTGGTACGGCTTCAAGATGGAAGCCTATGACGCCATCCCCGAGAACATCGCCTTCGTCGATCGCGCCGGGGCCTGTGCCATCGTCCACTCGGACGACCCCAACGGCATCCAGCGGTTGAATCAGGAAGCCGCCAAGGCGATGGCCGCCGGCAAGCGCGCCGGTATTCCGATCACCGAGGAGCATGCCTGGACCTGGCTCGGCATCAACCCGGCCAAGGCGATCGGCATGGCCGACCGTATCGGCAGTCTGAAGGCCGGCAAGAATGCCGACGTCGTGCTGTGGAACGGCAATCCCTTCAGCACCTACACGCGGCCCGAGCGGGTCTGGATCGACGGCGCGCTCATGTACGATGCCAATAATCCAAGGCTGCGGCCGGTCAGCGATTTCGAGCTCGGCCAGACCGGCGAAGGGGATGTGAAGTGATCCGCGCTGCTGCCTTCACCGCGCTGGCCCTCGTGCTGGCCGC
This genomic window from Sphingomonas rosea contains:
- a CDS encoding L-threonylcarbamoyladenylate synthase; this encodes MSGKRTEVRPFGPEAIAAAAAFIRAGHPVAVPTETVYGLAADATNAEAVAGIYAAKGRPSFNPLIVHVPDLAAARRLGEFDAAALALAKQYWPGPLTLVVPLAADSPIASLVTAGLSSIALRVPAHPAMRALLEASGRPLAAPSANASGRISPTRAAHVLASLDGRIPLVIDGGPTAHGLESTIIAATDGSLRLLRPGPIVIDASKETRGIEAPGMLESHYAPGKPVRLDAGSARAGEWLIGFGSVAGDDSLSASGDLVEAAARLFDCLHRADSAAAPRIAVAHVPDEGLGLAINDRLRRAAAPRD
- a CDS encoding acyl-CoA dehydrogenase encodes the protein MALRCPVEEQHFVLEHVVRIAELTNDADIVAAVLEGAAQYAEGEVEPLNRIGDTVGAKWSPDGVAMPQGFHAAYRDFVEGGWGTISAPEEAGGQGLPLALGAAVMEDLNAANLAFALCPMLTMGAIEAISAHGSDEQKRDYLPRIVSGEWPATMNLTEPQAGSDVGALRTRAVPNGDGSWAITGSKIYITYGEHDLAENIIHLVLARTPDAPAGTRGISLFLVPKILPDGRRNDLRCASIEHKLGIHASPTCTMAFGDEGGATGWLIGPEHGGMRAMFTMMNNARLNVGLQGVGIAEAATQRAVAYALGRVQSARAGGSSREAVAIEQHPDVRRMLLRMRSLTMGARALAYYAFGQIDRGHRGDKEAAMRGDVLTPLVKAWGTDVGCEVASLGIQVHGGMGFVEETGAAQHLRDARIAPIYEGTNGIQAADLVGRKLGLDGGLAFDSLIADIRAEVEAPTLSALVDAVELVATTLRAADTDDRLAGSYPFLTMSAVLTAGWLLERQAKAAVGDTPFAQVKRAAAGYFLSVVVPEALGLAAGAEAGAELLYAVPAEALA
- a CDS encoding GntR family transcriptional regulator, which produces MTLRGRSEGKPVYVRLRDIIADAIVSGRYRDGDPLPSVRAFAADQGANPLTVAKAYQGFQDEGLIVVRRGVGMFVAEGARDRLSTSERDLFIREEWPAVRAKMERLGIDPAELLERS
- a CDS encoding nitroreductase; its protein translation is MFNDLTSLRSYLATRRSGRPREMVGPGPTEAEIEAMIGLALRTPDHGKLAPWRFVIVGDDQRDALADLLLRALSDNDPGATEAHRAKARDFAHNGAALVVMLSAPVANHKIPVFEQEMSAGAAAMNLLHAIHSFGYVGSWITGWAAFDPTVRAAFAQAPDERVVGFFFIGKPGRELEERPRPDPRAVIRHWQP
- a CDS encoding peptide MFS transporter, with translation MKPMGLWQEGDWIAAIAVFLLVVFLAVGGKVAVQKEPEFAGHPKGLYMLFFAEMWERFSYYGMRALLIFYLTKHWLFTDSKASLIYGAYTSLVYITPVLGGYLADRYLGQRKAVLYGGLLLAVGHSLMAVEGVGGQSDPTINVFWLALAFIIVGSGFLKANISVMVGQLYKLTDVRRDGAYTVFYMGINVGAALGTILVGYLGETIGWGYGFGLAGIGMLAGLVVFVLGKKALNGAGEAPAPLSKSKEMTLYGIGIASVAVIWALVQYQDVIQGLLALSGVALLGYVLYESFKLPKEPRERMFAILFLISLNPLFWGLFEQAGGSMSLFTDKFVDRGGVPASLFQSINPIFIMIMAPVFAALWVALGKRNAEPSAPAKFGLALAQMGLANLVLVFGAQAFGVAVMTPVFLVFAYYFFATTAELCLSPVGLSAMNRLAPKFLASLIMGAWFYMTAVGNFVAGKIGEATGGEGGDLSKEGLLHIYGMFGWIAIGAGVVVLLLSPIVKRWMHLDTLGRDDELAGRAELAENQGPGMFPQGEDIPSDKRKD
- a CDS encoding amidohydrolase, producing MRGRGLTAAVFGALVVAGCATTGTSDKDEGERIGIPENPFPSTYQRYGGAPVVITGVTILDGEGGRIDNGQIWFADGKIQAVGQTVAAPAGTQTIDGTGKYVTPGVIDIHSHLGDYPSPGVAAHDDGNEATAPARPEVWAEHSVWPQDPGFSRALANGGITTLQILPGSANLFGGRSVILKNVPARTVQGMKFPGAPYGLKMACGENPKRVYGEKGGPSTRMGNIAVTRQTWINAKAYKRKWDEYEKNGGEAPEQDLAMDTLKGVLEGKILVQNHCYRADEMAQMIDLSKEAGYQISAFHHAVESYKIADLLRANGICSAMWADWYGFKMEAYDAIPENIAFVDRAGACAIVHSDDPNGIQRLNQEAAKAMAAGKRAGIPITEEHAWTWLGINPAKAIGMADRIGSLKAGKNADVVLWNGNPFSTYTRPERVWIDGALMYDANNPRLRPVSDFELGQTGEGDVK